TTCCGCCACGATCGCTGACTCCGGTGCCGCCGTAGTTTGAGGTCTGGCGCGCGCGGTCATCCGAACCGTATTGCCAGAACCAGGGAAGGGCGGTGTTTGCCGCGATGGCCATCGATGAGTCGGTGAGCGGGCGGGTGAGCGGGTTCACGAGTCCAAGGATGCTGTTGATCGGAAGCGCACCGTTGTATTTCACGAGTACAGCGCTGACCGATTTCATTCCGCCAGGCAGGGCAGCAGGGTTGCTCACCCAGCTGAGAGATCCTGGATCGAAGCTCTTACGCTCCGCGTCGTTTGCAAAGGAATGGTCGGTGTATTGCAGGGTGTAGTCACTCGTGGGTAGCGGAGTTCCAGAGGTGACATGGAATGCGTTCGTTGAACCATTCGCTGTGTTAAGCCAGGCCTGGGGCGTTCCGGAAAGTTCGAGCAGCTTTGGGTCCCAAGCGGTGACACCCCACACTCCCGTTGATGCTGCCCCTGCAGTCGGATCGTTGCGAACGCTGGTGAGCCCGATGAAGGACTGCCCAGGAACAATAAACTCGCGACCATTGGTGAAACCGTGGTCATCGCCGTAGAGGTACTTGCCTGGGCTGTACTGGGCACCGCTCACGCCAGCGTAGATCTCGGGCGTATCGGTGCGAAGTACCGATTGTCCGTAGCACGAAGTCTGAATGGACGAGGCTACCTCTCCGGTGCACGTTGTCGCAGGGTCATGCCCCGGAGCGTATCCGCTGCCGAAGTTCGAGGCTCCGCTGGAAGAAACGGGGTCAAAGCCTGTTATCTGTCCGGCAAGCACTGTGCGAACGTTTGCGGGGATGCTCGGGTCATACGGTGTCCAGATATAGACCTGCGACTCAGATACGGTCCGATAATTTGCGGCGTTTCCTGCGCCAAGACGAGGGCTCATGAAGTCAGTTTTTGTGCCGAGCATAGTGATAGTCACCGGAGTACCTGGGCCCCCTGGCTGGATAAAGCTCGTCGTGCCCGAGGAGTTGTTCACGATGGAAAGCACAACTGCGTTCGGGGGAACGCTGATTTGATAGCTATATCCGGCGGGACTCAACGCTTCGTAACCCTTATAGTTTCCGGAAGCTGGAAGGGTCGCGCCGAGATACATGCTGAGCTGTTGACGAGCACCGTCAGCTCCGCCGTTCTGGAACGGCATTGTCATGGCCTGCACATAAAATGACAGTTCGGTCTGAGCGAGCGCAGAGACCGTGATACCGGGAGCCGTTGTACTGACAGAACCGCTTGTAAAGGTCGGAGCGACAACGCTCCCGTGCCCAGCACTCGATACCCACGCGCGCACCTTGAACGATTCGACGGAGGTGTCGGCCGTCCGGTTGCAGGTCCAGGTCCGGTTGGAGTTTGACAAGACTCCCCCGCCTGGCCCGTTACAGACGGTTGAGGCAGTAGACGTGGAGTCCCACTCCATTCCAACGGGGAGTGTCGAGGTGAACGTGACGTCGCCGACCGTTGAGAACGAGGAGGCAAGCAGGTATTCCACTTGGTCGTTCGAACGCACGATGCCGTTGTTCGCGCCAGAGTCGTGACCAGGCGCGTCGTCTGCGTCGAAGCCTGCGGTGCCGTCAAAGCTAACGGAGACGCCAAGATCACTGACCGTTCCTGTCGAGGCGTTGGCCGCGGTAGCGCCGCCAAATGAGGAGGCGCCAATAATTGCGATGCTCGCTACCGCTGCGGCGAGCGCCGTCAACCGAGGCCGGCGGCTGCCCCCAGCCACCGGCACCAAATTCGTGTGCTTCACTAACTTCCCCTTAGTCGTTGACTTGCCGCGAGTGCGCAGCACTCAAACGTCGATCAAGTCGTTGTTTCAGGGGTCGAGACAACGAAGCGCTGCCAAACCATACGCGGGCCGCAAGAATTTTCGAAAAAAGTTGAAGCGCCGGCGCGACTGATGCCATTGAGAAGGGTGCCGCCCCCAAAGCGGATACCCAAACAGTCCCCAAATACGTACCCAACGCTAACGGACAAAACCTCCAAATATAGATATTTACTCGCATTTGCGTCGCTCATCCGCTTTTACACGGTTCCCCCACAGGAACGCCTGATACGTTTGCCTTCTTGCTTCGTTAGGGCGAAGCAATATTCATAAGCACATCAATCTTGGGGATACATTGAGCTTTCTATCTTTTCGCCGCGCCTTTGGCATGGCATTTTCCATGCTTGTCATCGCGACTGGCATTTCAGCAGGCATGAGCACCGCAGCGATGGCCGAGGAGCCGGCAGCGACCGCAGACACATTCTTTACCAACGACAAAGGCATCTCGCTTGACTCCGGCTATCTCGTATTTGCAACGCCGTACAGTAAGCCGGTCACCGAAACACTCACACTCACCGCAACGCAGGACCTCACGTTGGAGTCAACGACCGAATACCCGACTCCAGGCGACCGGTTTCATATCACCAGAACGGGAGTGTGCCCAACGAGCTTTGGCACGGTCACAATGCGAACCGGGGATTCGTGCACATTGAATATTGATTTCACGCCGGAAATGGTCAGGTACTTCTACGGTGAGACCGATTTCACCATCACCGCAAACGGAGTAACCACAGACTTCTCTGTCGGGTTCCAGGCACATGTCCAAACCGTCGTACTGACCGGGGACGCCACCTTTGGTTCGGTGCCCTTCGGCACAAGCGTGACGAGCCAGATCGAATTCGCCAACATTACCGATTACGATTTTCACATTACCGATCTCTTGGTGAACATGAGCCCTAGTTACGGGCTCAGCATTCAAGCAACAACCTGCGGAACCGTTATTGCGGCCCATGCAACCTGCACACTCGATCTTCAATTCCAGCCCGAACACACCTTCGATATCAACAGACAAGTGTTTGCAAGGGGAACAATAGAGGGAAAGAACGCAATCTCGAGTGCCATCGAAGTCTCAGCTAGGGGCGACGAAGGACCGGTCAGCTTGACAGCGACTCCGAGCGTAGACTTCGGCACACTCGAACCCGAATCGTCGGCAACAGACACCATCACCATCACCAACACTGGTGAGATCGCCCTCGGCCTCTTCACCGACTACAGCTGGTTCAACGACACCACGGGAAACTTCACCATTGAGGGCTCCCTCCCCGAGACGCTCGAGCCGGGTTCGGCGGTCGACGTTTCGGTGCGCTTCACCGCCCCAGCCGACAGCGAGGGCGAGCACCTCAGCAAACTCAACCTCGTCAGCTTCACGCCCAATTTCTCATATGCGGATGCCAGCGTTGCACTTCGCGCAAACGTAGCGTCCAAGGATTCACCGGTTACTCCAACCACTCCGGAGACACCATCCGAAACGCTCGACCCGCAGCAACCGGAGTTCCCTGTTGCTCCAGAACAACCGGTCATCCCGGCTCCACCTGTTGCGCCAGAGTCGATTCTCCCTGAAGAAGAAACTGTGATTGTTCCAGCTTCAACGAACAAGGGCAGCGACCCAGCAGATCACGCTGCACCTGGTGCCGTTCCATCAGCAGACTCCTCGGCCACACAACAGTTGGCATCAACCGGGGCCGAGAACAACCTCTTCCTCCTTGTTGGCCTCCTCGTAGTGGCTGGCTCACTTGCAATCAGAAAGGCAAAACGGGCCGCTCCGCACAACCAGTTGATTGACTGAGGCTCACGCTTCAGCGGGGAACAATACGTTTCCCCGGCACACGGTCGATGCCCAGATTGGCGTGTTAAACTTGCACTCTTGTTTCGTTAGGGCGAAGCAAACATCTAAAGCGCATCAATCTTGGGGATCATTTGAGCTTTCAATCTGTTTTGTCATTCCGTCGTGCCTTGCACACGGCACTCACAGCAATCATCGTGGCTGCCGGGCTGTCCTTCGGCGTCGGCGCTGCCGCTTCAGCGGAAGAACCAGCCGTTACCAGTGACACCTTTTTCACCAACGACCGGGGCCTCACCCTCCAAAGCGACTATCTCGAGATGTCGACGCCGTTTGGTGAGGCAACAACGCAGACGATCACGCTCACGGCCACACAAGATCTGACGTTTCGTGCGGCGAGCGAGTACCCAACACCGGGTGATTCGTTCTATGTCACCCGTGCGGGCGTATGTCCTGGATACTTTGGCTCGGTGGCGATGAAAGCAGGCGATTCCTGCACACTCACAATCGTCTTTACTCCGTCGACAACCGCAAGTTACTACGGCGGCCCATCCTTCACCGCAACCGTCAACGGTGTCACCACCCCGATTGGCATACATCTGCACGGAAACGTCGAGACCGTGGTCATGGATGGCCCAATAAACTTTGGCACCGTCAGGCTTGGCGACAGCGAGACGCTCCAGTACACGCTCACCAATGTCGCCAGGTATGACTACACCGTGACCGAACTCTTCTCAGGGCTCGCGACGTACTACGGATTCTCGATCGCGGGCACCTCCTGCGGCAGCGTTCTTCCTGCCGGAGCCACGTGCACAATCGACCTCGACTTCGCGCCAATCTATAATTTTGAAGCCTCAACCTACGTCTACTCGACCGGCACGATGGACGGTCAGCGGGCGTATTCCAACGGCATGTATACCAAGGGAACAGGATCAGAGGGCGTTGTGGGCCTGACAGCCACACCAACCGTCGATTTTGGCGCCGTCGCAGAGGGCGAAACGGCGAACGGCGTGATGACGCTCACCAACACCGGCGAAGTCCGACTCACATTCAACACGTACAACGGCTGGTTCTCCAACTACTCCGGCGCGTTCGCGTTGGTTGGGGAACTGCCAGCAGCGCTCGAACCGGGTGCTTCCGTTGATCTCCCCGTCGTCTTCTCAGCAGACGGAGCGGAGGTCGGCGAGCAGACCAGCGATTACAACGTGACGGGATACACGTCCGCCTATACCGCGGCCAATGCGCAGGTTTCGCTTCGGGCACTCGTCGAGGCTGGGTCGTCACCAGGCGACCCGGTTGACCCGGTTGACCCAACTGATCCCGGGGTCCCTGTTGACCCGACGGGACCGTTGGTTCCCACCGAACCGGTTGCCCCGACTCCCCCGCCCACGCCAGAGACCAAGCTGCCCGCCGTCGACGAGATCGTTGTGCCGGCAGTTACCCCCGGTGACGCAGCACAACAGACTCAACCAGCATCGGCCGCTTCGACGGCAGCTGCTGGGAGCCTCGCCGTCACGGGAACGCATGACTCGGTTGCGGGCCTGAGCGCCTTGCTCCTGGTCGCAGTTGGCGCCAGCGCGTTGTACTTCGGCAGGCGAAGCCGGCAGGCGAACAGCGCCCCAGCTCTCTAAAGCACCCGGCGCGCGGCAACAACCGATTCCAGGGCTGTTGCCGCGCTTCGCGTGAGGAGTCTCATCTAGGTTTGGCGGCACTTCGACCCTGGGACATGCCCGCGGGGACTTCGCCCTCGCCCTCGCCCTCGCCCTCGCCGAATGTGCCATGCTGAAGTGTGAGCAATGCACCTGGTCCTGACGACTCCGAGAACGAACGTTTCGCCCGCGTTGGCCGCCGACTATCGTGGCTGCGCCAGCTTCCGCTCGAACGCCCAACTGACCTCACCCGCGAGCGGGCGGCGAACCGTACTCGCGCATACCTGTATGGCAACATCCTTGTCCTCGCTGCGCTCGCGAGCCTGACCACACACGACGTCGAGTCTGGTCACGGTGCCATCCTCGTGATTGGCACAGGCGTCTCGACGCTTATCGCCCACCTGCTGGCAGACATTTTCAGCCACCGGATTCGCGGGCACGTTGATGACGGGAGTCGCCCTGGGCTTCGCGACGAGATTCGGGATGCGCTTCCCATCGCGTCATCGGCCTCGTTCCCCGCGTTCATGCTCGCGATCGGTTGGCTTGGCTGGGTAGCGCCGTTCCCCGTCCTGCTGGCATCGATGATTGTTATTCTGTTTCGTTTTCTCATGCTTGGCGGTATGGTCGGCTACCTCACTGGCGAACGAAGTTCGTGGAACTCGGTTTTGGCCGGCGTTGGGCTTGCCGTTGCGGGAGTCGCCGTCGTTGGCATCAAATTGCTGCTCACACACTAAAAACCGTTTGGACACCTAGTGCCCCCTAGGGATACCTAGGCGCACCACTCAGTCAAAAACCCCGGAAAATCGCGGATTTTCTTCTTGTTTTATTCGCGTCCACCCATATAGTGTTGTCGCTATTAGGGGGAACAACACATGTTCAAAAACGATGTACTGCGCCCATTTGGCGCGCCACGCAACATTCACTGGGGTCGCAAAACCGTGGCACTCGCCTTCGCAACGCTGCTGACAGGTGGAGCCACACTGCTCGGTGCCACAGCACCAGCTTCCGCCGATATACCGGCAACACCAAAAGCCGCGGTCTTTGAGGCGCCTGCCTGCGCCGGCACAACCGACTTCGATCCTGCGCAGTCTGGTGCCACGGTCAACAACCTGCAAAGCGTATTTGGCAAGCGCCTCGATGCGTTTAACGAGGGCCGCGTCATCCCGCTGTACGACAGCTACGGAGGAACAAACGCGTCAGAGCCAGACAACGACGGCTTCATCCAATACGCCTACCCGCCGCTCTGCGGAACCCGATACGTCGCGAGCGCCGACGACGGCAGCGCCAGCAATGGGGCCGTATCCGAGTGGATGTACTGCACCGACCGCTCGTTTCACGCCTGTGGCGGCGTTGGCACAGACGGAGGCATCCTCGACGACGACAACCTTCCCGTCGATCCGATGCAAGAGCTGCCGGTGAATCCAAAACTCACTGCCGACCAGGAGCGCCTCATCAGCTACCTCGTGCAGCAGGGGCACTCCTACGCCGGCGTTGGCGACCAAAGCTGGGGCGGGGCCACTGAGGCTCGATCGGATGCCGGCACCAACGAACGCACCGCGCTGCAGACGCTCGTGTGGTGCATCAGCGATGCGCCAAAACCCGCAGAACAGGCAGCTGTTCCGCAAAACGGTTTCACGCAAACCTGTAATGCAGTAATGCCGCAGGCGGAACAAGCACGATTGCTCGCGCTCATCCCCGCCGTTGCCGAGGTTCATCTCGATTTTTCACAGGCCCAAACCACGTTTACCGTTGGCGAAGTTGCGCGAGTAAGCCTGACAACGAACGTATACAACCAGCCAATCGAGTTCGCCTCAAACACAGCGGGATCGATCGTTGCCTGCCAGGGGAGCAACGTGCAGGTAACTGGCACAACCATCACTGTTCCGGGAACCGATAGCGCCGTGGATACGACCGTTGAGCTCTGCTACACGGCTACCGAGCCAGGCTCAGTCGAGCTCAGCGTTGAGGCGCAGCCAGCCTCGACCTCCCATGTGAGCTGGAACCAAAGCTCCAACGCTGGGGCGACGATTCCGTGCCAGGTATTTGCGGCCTACAACGAGGCGCGGTTCGAGTCGGTCTCCGACCGTGCCGCTGCGACGTTCATTGCGGCCGTCATTCCAACAACAACCCCGGCGACGCCGGCGCTTGAAACGCCAGCTGTTACAACGCCGGCGACGACCCCTGCGGGAAGCAACGCAACGACGCCAGCAACGGCCTCCGGCGCCATGCTCGCCTCGACGGGAGTAGAGACCAACGTTGGCCTCTGGGTTGCTGCTGCGGCGCTGCTTGGCGGTCTCATGCTCTTGCTCGTGCGCCGACGCTCGGAGGCCTAATCAGTTGGGGGTCGCGGCATGGTCGCGGCTGCCCGGTAGTCGCGGCATGGTCGCGGCTGCCCGGTAGTCGCGCCTACCTGTTCGCGGCCCGGCGGCGGCCCTTATCCTAACGATTTCATGACATAATCCGGCCCGTCTCTCCCAGAATTGGCAACCAGGAAAACCCCTGGGAAACGACGCGAAAGACGAACGAGCGGTGTAACCTCAACAGCATCCACCTGCCAACAGCCATCAACCGCACTAATCGGTAAGGACCACCGTGAGCCAGACACCAGCAGTCACCGCAGTTGATCGTGGCAAGCAGCAGGTCGCACGAACAGCCGTCATCGCCTGCGAGCCTCACGAGCTATTTGAGCTGCTCGTCGACCCGCACCGGCACCTCGAGATCGACGGCTCAGGGAGCGTTGGCACCGCCGTCAGCGGACCAAACCGACTCTCGGTCGGAGACACCTTCTCCGTCGAGATGAAACAGGCAGGCGTCCCCTACAAAATCACCAGCACGGCCACAACTATCACGCCAGACCGGGTCGTGGAATGGCAGCATCCCGGTGGGCACCACTGGCGTTGGGAATTCGAGCCGGTTGACGGCGGAACGAGGGTCACCGAAATCTTCGACTACCGTGACGCCAAGGCGCCCTGGTTCCTCACGCTACTTCTGCAGCCACGGATGAATGCAAAAGGCATCGAGTCAACCCTCGACGGGCTGCAGAAGCGCTTCGCCAGCTAATCCGGCACCAGCGCTTCTTCCGCTCGTCACGACCGAGGTGTTTTCCCTGGTGATCCGACTATTGCCCCGCCTGCAACCAAGCCCGGCCTTACTAGCCCGCTGACGGTACACAACGTAGCATCAGACTATGGATATTCTGCATAACGTTCTGCTGGTCTTGCACTTTATCGGCATCGGTTCGCTGCTTGGCGGATTCATGACCCAGATGAAGCAGCTCAAGCCGGGAACCGCAGTGGTCAATGCCGCAATGTTCCACGGCGCGCTCACCATGCTCGTCTCCGGCCTGCTTCTGGTCGCAACGACATACATGTCTGGCGAGGGCGACTACGTCAACAACGCGAAGATCGGCGTCAAACTCGCCATCCTGATCGTGATCTCGGTTCTCGTAATCATCAACCGCAAAAAGGCAACCGTGCCCTCCGGCGTGATCGGTGCCATCGGCGGCCTGACCGTCGTCAACATCATCCTGGCCGTGTTCTGGAAGTAACTTCCGAATCGTTCAGCAAAAAACGCCCCAAACCTCATTGGTTTGGGGCGTTTTTTATTGACTCGATAGCGGTGGGATGCGTTCGGCACCGGATGCGTTCAACTCCGACGGGTCCACCACCGGATGCGTGAGCCCAACGACTCGCATCCCGGTTGCGGTTCGGCGCTACTCCCCCAGGTGCTTGCGGGCCGACATTGCGCGATCTGCCTCGCGCTTATCCTGGCGCTCACGAAGTGCGTGGCGCTTGTCGTACTCTTTTTTACCCTTCGCAACCGCAAGCTCAACCTTTGCGTTGCCGTCGAGGAAATAGATGCGCAGCGGAATAAGCGTGTACCCGCCCTCGCGCGTCTTCTGGGCAAGCTTCTCGATCTCGTGCTTATGCAGCAGCAGCTTGCGCTTGCGGCGGGTGGCATGGTTATTCCACGTGCCGTTGAAGTATTCGGGAATATGCACGGCATCCAGCCAAACCTCACCGAACTCCACAAAGGCGTAACCGTCAACGAGCGAGGCACGTCCCTGGCGCAGCGACTTGACCTCGGTTCCGCGAAGCACCATTCCGGCCTCGTAGGTGTCCTCGATCAGGTAGTCGTGCCGAGCTTTGCGGTTGGTCGCGACAATCTTCTCGCCGATCTCCTT
The DNA window shown above is from Lysinibacter cavernae and carries:
- a CDS encoding choice-of-anchor D domain-containing protein, with protein sequence MAFSMLVIATGISAGMSTAAMAEEPAATADTFFTNDKGISLDSGYLVFATPYSKPVTETLTLTATQDLTLESTTEYPTPGDRFHITRTGVCPTSFGTVTMRTGDSCTLNIDFTPEMVRYFYGETDFTITANGVTTDFSVGFQAHVQTVVLTGDATFGSVPFGTSVTSQIEFANITDYDFHITDLLVNMSPSYGLSIQATTCGTVIAAHATCTLDLQFQPEHTFDINRQVFARGTIEGKNAISSAIEVSARGDEGPVSLTATPSVDFGTLEPESSATDTITITNTGEIALGLFTDYSWFNDTTGNFTIEGSLPETLEPGSAVDVSVRFTAPADSEGEHLSKLNLVSFTPNFSYADASVALRANVASKDSPVTPTTPETPSETLDPQQPEFPVAPEQPVIPAPPVAPESILPEEETVIVPASTNKGSDPADHAAPGAVPSADSSATQQLASTGAENNLFLLVGLLVVAGSLAIRKAKRAAPHNQLID
- a CDS encoding choice-of-anchor D domain-containing protein; amino-acid sequence: MHTALTAIIVAAGLSFGVGAAASAEEPAVTSDTFFTNDRGLTLQSDYLEMSTPFGEATTQTITLTATQDLTFRAASEYPTPGDSFYVTRAGVCPGYFGSVAMKAGDSCTLTIVFTPSTTASYYGGPSFTATVNGVTTPIGIHLHGNVETVVMDGPINFGTVRLGDSETLQYTLTNVARYDYTVTELFSGLATYYGFSIAGTSCGSVLPAGATCTIDLDFAPIYNFEASTYVYSTGTMDGQRAYSNGMYTKGTGSEGVVGLTATPTVDFGAVAEGETANGVMTLTNTGEVRLTFNTYNGWFSNYSGAFALVGELPAALEPGASVDLPVVFSADGAEVGEQTSDYNVTGYTSAYTAANAQVSLRALVEAGSSPGDPVDPVDPTDPGVPVDPTGPLVPTEPVAPTPPPTPETKLPAVDEIVVPAVTPGDAAQQTQPASAASTAAAGSLAVTGTHDSVAGLSALLLVAVGASALYFGRRSRQANSAPAL
- a CDS encoding LPXTG cell wall anchor domain-containing protein; this translates as MFKNDVLRPFGAPRNIHWGRKTVALAFATLLTGGATLLGATAPASADIPATPKAAVFEAPACAGTTDFDPAQSGATVNNLQSVFGKRLDAFNEGRVIPLYDSYGGTNASEPDNDGFIQYAYPPLCGTRYVASADDGSASNGAVSEWMYCTDRSFHACGGVGTDGGILDDDNLPVDPMQELPVNPKLTADQERLISYLVQQGHSYAGVGDQSWGGATEARSDAGTNERTALQTLVWCISDAPKPAEQAAVPQNGFTQTCNAVMPQAEQARLLALIPAVAEVHLDFSQAQTTFTVGEVARVSLTTNVYNQPIEFASNTAGSIVACQGSNVQVTGTTITVPGTDSAVDTTVELCYTATEPGSVELSVEAQPASTSHVSWNQSSNAGATIPCQVFAAYNEARFESVSDRAAATFIAAVIPTTTPATPALETPAVTTPATTPAGSNATTPATASGAMLASTGVETNVGLWVAAAALLGGLMLLLVRRRSEA
- a CDS encoding SRPBCC family protein, translated to MSQTPAVTAVDRGKQQVARTAVIACEPHELFELLVDPHRHLEIDGSGSVGTAVSGPNRLSVGDTFSVEMKQAGVPYKITSTATTITPDRVVEWQHPGGHHWRWEFEPVDGGTRVTEIFDYRDAKAPWFLTLLLQPRMNAKGIESTLDGLQKRFAS
- the smpB gene encoding SsrA-binding protein SmpB, whose translation is MPKEIGEKIVATNRKARHDYLIEDTYEAGMVLRGTEVKSLRQGRASLVDGYAFVEFGEVWLDAVHIPEYFNGTWNNHATRRKRKLLLHKHEIEKLAQKTREGGYTLIPLRIYFLDGNAKVELAVAKGKKEYDKRHALRERQDKREADRAMSARKHLGE